A single region of the Caldalkalibacillus thermarum genome encodes:
- the radA gene encoding DNA repair protein RadA — MSKKKLTFVCQACGYESPKWMGRCPGCQTWNSMVEERIHSVPWAAGKGVASISKNASPVPITQIKAEEAPRLPTGVGEFDRVLGGGVVPGSLVLFGGDPGIGKSTLLLQISGILSEQGHRVLYVSGEESLKQTKMRADRLGIESAELFILTETHIDEIERQIDQAEPKVVILDSIQTVYHPEVSSTPGSVAQVRECTAVLMRVAKSKGIAIFVVGHVTKEGAIAGPKILEHMVDAVIYFEGERHHTYRILRAVKNRFGSTNEIGIFDMQESGLVEVVNPSELFLEERAHGAAGSIVVASMEGTRPVLVELQALVTPTSFGTPRRTATGVDHHRVSLIMAVLEKRVGLLLQNQDAYINVAGGVKLNEPALDLGMAISIASSFREKPTSPYDVVIGEVGLTGEVRGVSRIEQRLTEARKLGFKRAIIPYKNTLGWELPEGIEVIGVQSVQEAIQVVLEGETR, encoded by the coding sequence ATGTCAAAGAAAAAATTAACCTTTGTTTGCCAGGCGTGCGGATACGAGTCTCCTAAATGGATGGGGCGCTGCCCAGGATGTCAGACCTGGAATAGCATGGTTGAAGAACGCATACATTCTGTACCATGGGCTGCTGGAAAGGGTGTGGCTTCCATATCCAAAAATGCGAGCCCCGTCCCCATTACCCAGATCAAAGCGGAGGAAGCTCCCCGCTTGCCCACAGGGGTGGGTGAATTTGACCGGGTGTTGGGGGGCGGCGTGGTTCCTGGCTCCCTCGTGCTGTTTGGCGGTGATCCCGGCATTGGCAAATCCACATTATTATTGCAAATTTCAGGTATATTAAGTGAACAGGGTCATCGTGTATTATATGTTTCAGGAGAAGAATCTCTCAAACAAACCAAGATGCGTGCGGACCGGCTCGGCATTGAGTCAGCTGAGCTTTTCATCTTGACGGAAACCCACATTGATGAGATCGAACGGCAGATTGACCAGGCAGAGCCCAAAGTGGTCATCCTTGATTCGATCCAAACGGTGTATCATCCTGAGGTGAGTTCCACTCCAGGCAGTGTGGCCCAAGTGCGTGAATGCACGGCAGTGTTAATGCGAGTGGCCAAAAGTAAAGGCATTGCCATCTTTGTGGTCGGCCATGTGACAAAGGAAGGCGCCATTGCGGGGCCAAAAATACTGGAACATATGGTGGATGCGGTCATCTATTTTGAAGGCGAGCGGCATCACACATACCGCATTTTGCGTGCTGTCAAAAACCGTTTTGGTTCGACCAATGAAATCGGCATTTTTGATATGCAAGAGTCTGGGCTCGTGGAAGTGGTCAATCCGTCGGAACTTTTTCTGGAGGAACGGGCCCATGGTGCAGCAGGTTCCATTGTGGTGGCCAGCATGGAAGGAACCCGGCCTGTGCTTGTTGAATTACAAGCATTGGTGACACCGACCAGCTTTGGTACGCCGAGACGCACAGCCACCGGTGTTGATCATCATCGCGTGTCCCTCATCATGGCCGTGTTGGAAAAACGGGTTGGCCTTTTATTGCAAAATCAGGATGCTTATATTAATGTGGCCGGTGGCGTCAAGTTAAATGAGCCGGCCCTGGACTTAGGCATGGCCATTAGCATTGCCTCCAGCTTCCGGGAAAAACCGACCAGTCCTTATGATGTCGTTATTGGTGAAGTGGGTTTGACAGGAGAAGTAAGGGGTGTGTCCCGTATTGAGCAACGCTTGACAGAGGCCCGCAAATTAGGGTTTAAACGGGCCATTATTCCCTATAAAAATACCTTAGGCTGGGAACTGCCAGAGGGCATTGAAGTCATTGGGGTACAATCGGTTCAAGAGGCGATTCAGGTTGTGCTAGAGGGGGAGACAAGATGA
- the clpC gene encoding ATP-dependent protease ATP-binding subunit ClpC, protein MMFGRFTERAQKVLALAQEEAMRLGHNNIGTEHILLGLVREGEGIAAKALQALNLDMEKIRKEVETLIGRGTQTTGNIHYTPRAKKVIELSMDEARKLGHTYVGTEHVLLGLIREGEGVAARVLNNLGVSLNKARQQVLQLLGSNEAMAATPQGGQGGASTPTLDSLARDLTAIAKNDELDPVIGRDKEIERVIQVLSRRTKNNPVLIGEPGVGKTAIAEGLAQRIVNNEIPETLRGKRVMTLDMGTVVAGTKYRGEFEDRLKKVMDEIRQAGNIILFIDELHTLIGAGGAEGAIDASNILKPALARGELQCIGATTLDEYRKYIEKDAALERRFQPIMVDPPSIEDTILILKGLRDRYEAHHRVKITDEAIEQAVKLSDRYITDRFLPDKAIDLIDEAASKVRLKSYTVPPNLKELEQKLEEVRKEKDAAVQSQEFEKAASLRDTEQKLREELEKTKNEWKEKQGQTDSEVTAEDIADIVSSWTGIPVKKLAQEESERLLNMEEILHERVIGQDEAVKAISKAIRRARAGLKDPKRPIGSFIFLGPTGVGKTELAKALAESLFGDENAVIRIDMSEYMEKHTTSRLIGSPPGYVGYEEGGQLTEKVRRKPYSVILLDEIEKAHPDVFNILLQVLEDGRLTDAKGRTVDFKNTVIIMTSNVGAELLRKGTTLGFQAENREQNYQNMKEKVMGELKRMFRPEFLNRIDEVIVFHSLEEEHLMQIVDLMAKQLQKRLKEQDIEFTLTEEAKRHIVKEGYDPQYGARPLRRALQRMVEDRLSEELLQGNISKGDSVVIDVEDGQLKVLKKESVQ, encoded by the coding sequence ATGATGTTTGGTCGCTTTACAGAACGAGCCCAAAAAGTATTGGCTTTAGCTCAAGAGGAAGCGATGCGTTTGGGTCATAACAACATCGGCACCGAGCATATCTTGCTTGGCTTGGTTCGCGAAGGGGAAGGGATTGCTGCCAAAGCATTGCAAGCGTTAAATCTGGATATGGAAAAAATCCGCAAAGAAGTGGAGACGCTGATCGGCAGGGGAACGCAGACAACGGGCAACATCCATTATACCCCCCGGGCCAAAAAGGTGATTGAACTGTCGATGGATGAAGCCCGAAAACTAGGTCATACTTATGTGGGAACGGAACATGTGCTCTTGGGGCTGATCCGTGAAGGGGAAGGCGTGGCCGCCAGAGTATTAAACAATTTGGGGGTCAGCCTGAATAAAGCCAGACAGCAGGTGCTGCAATTGTTAGGCTCCAATGAAGCCATGGCTGCAACCCCTCAAGGAGGGCAGGGTGGAGCCAGTACGCCTACGCTGGATAGCCTTGCCCGTGATCTGACGGCCATTGCCAAAAATGATGAGCTGGATCCTGTGATTGGACGGGACAAGGAAATTGAACGGGTGATCCAGGTGCTCAGCCGCCGGACCAAAAACAATCCGGTGCTGATTGGTGAACCCGGTGTAGGTAAAACGGCGATTGCCGAAGGACTGGCCCAGCGCATTGTCAACAATGAAATCCCGGAAACTTTGCGCGGCAAACGGGTGATGACCCTGGATATGGGCACAGTGGTAGCTGGCACCAAATATCGCGGGGAATTTGAAGACCGCCTGAAAAAAGTGATGGATGAAATCCGCCAGGCCGGAAACATTATCCTGTTTATTGACGAGCTGCACACCTTGATTGGCGCCGGCGGAGCGGAGGGTGCCATTGATGCTTCCAATATCCTGAAACCGGCTTTGGCCCGCGGAGAACTGCAGTGTATAGGAGCCACCACTTTAGATGAATATCGCAAATACATTGAGAAAGATGCAGCCCTTGAGCGCCGTTTTCAGCCCATCATGGTAGATCCGCCGTCTATCGAAGATACCATTTTGATTCTCAAAGGCTTGCGCGACCGTTACGAAGCGCACCACCGGGTCAAAATTACCGATGAGGCGATTGAACAGGCGGTGAAGCTGTCTGACCGCTATATTACGGACCGCTTCCTGCCCGACAAAGCCATCGACTTAATTGATGAAGCAGCCTCCAAAGTGCGGCTCAAATCCTACACAGTGCCGCCCAACTTAAAAGAGCTGGAACAAAAGCTGGAGGAGGTCCGCAAGGAGAAGGATGCTGCTGTCCAAAGCCAGGAGTTCGAAAAAGCAGCTTCCCTGCGCGATACAGAGCAAAAGCTGCGTGAAGAATTGGAGAAAACAAAGAACGAGTGGAAAGAGAAACAAGGTCAAACTGATTCAGAAGTGACAGCAGAAGACATTGCCGACATTGTGTCCAGCTGGACAGGTATCCCTGTCAAAAAACTGGCTCAGGAAGAAAGCGAACGTTTGCTCAATATGGAAGAGATTCTGCATGAGCGGGTGATTGGGCAAGACGAAGCCGTTAAAGCGATTTCCAAGGCGATCCGCCGTGCCCGGGCCGGCTTGAAAGATCCTAAGCGTCCGATTGGCTCCTTTATCTTCCTCGGGCCAACTGGTGTAGGTAAAACAGAATTGGCCAAAGCATTGGCTGAAAGTTTGTTTGGCGATGAAAATGCGGTCATCCGCATCGACATGTCCGAATATATGGAGAAACACACGACTTCCCGTTTAATTGGCTCGCCCCCGGGTTATGTGGGCTATGAAGAAGGCGGACAACTGACGGAAAAAGTGCGCCGCAAACCATATTCGGTCATTTTGCTGGACGAGATCGAAAAAGCACACCCCGATGTCTTCAATATCTTGCTGCAGGTCTTGGAAGACGGCCGCCTTACCGATGCCAAAGGGCGTACAGTTGACTTCAAAAATACAGTGATTATCATGACTTCCAATGTTGGGGCCGAACTGTTGAGGAAAGGCACGACCCTGGGCTTCCAGGCTGAAAATCGGGAGCAAAATTATCAAAACATGAAAGAAAAAGTGATGGGTGAACTAAAGCGCATGTTCCGTCCAGAATTCCTCAACCGGATCGATGAAGTGATTGTATTCCATTCACTGGAAGAGGAACACTTAATGCAAATTGTGGATTTAATGGCCAAACAGTTACAAAAACGCCTGAAAGAGCAGGACATCGAATTCACGCTGACTGAAGAAGCTAAGCGGCATATTGTCAAGGAAGGCTATGATCCACAGTATGGCGCCAGACCTTTACGCCGGGCCCTGCAGCGGATGGTGGAAGACCGTCTGTCTGAGGAGCTGTTGCAAGGAAATATCAGCAAAGGGGATTCTGTTGTGATTGATGTGGAAGATGGGCAGTTGAAAGTGTTGAAAAAAGAATCGGTGCAGTAA
- a CDS encoding protein arginine kinase gives MSLQRFINQALSDWMKGGGPDQDIVISSRIRLARNLTDIPFPMIATREQLEKVVSKMEKILERSKDNQALGNLELLRMEDLSSLEKKVLVEKHLISPLLAEEARAGAVILSENESISIMLNEEDHLRIQCLFPGFQLEAAWTQANSIDDWLEMNVDFAFDEKRGYLTSCPTNVGTGLRASVMVHLPALVMSKQMNRILPAINQLGLVVRGIYGEGSDALGNIFQISNQITLGRSETEIIEDLGNVAMQLIEQERQARKQLLESSRVQLEDKIFRSYGILANARVIESKEAMQRLSDVRLGIDLGLIKGVSSTIMNELIVLTQPGFLQQYAGQMLSPDERDVRRAKLIRERLLTT, from the coding sequence ATGTCACTGCAACGTTTTATCAATCAAGCTCTGAGTGATTGGATGAAAGGGGGCGGTCCTGACCAGGATATTGTCATCTCAAGCCGCATCCGTCTGGCCCGCAATTTGACGGACATCCCTTTTCCTATGATTGCCACCCGGGAACAGCTGGAAAAAGTGGTTTCCAAAATGGAAAAAATACTAGAAAGAAGCAAAGATAACCAGGCGTTGGGCAACCTGGAACTTTTGCGCATGGAAGATTTGAGTTCCCTGGAGAAAAAAGTGCTGGTGGAAAAGCACCTGATCAGTCCCCTTCTGGCTGAGGAAGCAAGGGCGGGAGCTGTGATTTTAAGTGAAAATGAATCGATCAGCATTATGCTTAATGAAGAGGATCATCTGCGCATCCAGTGTCTCTTTCCTGGCTTTCAGCTGGAGGCAGCATGGACCCAGGCCAACAGCATCGATGACTGGCTGGAGATGAATGTGGACTTTGCGTTTGATGAGAAGCGGGGCTACCTGACCAGTTGCCCAACCAATGTGGGCACGGGTTTACGGGCTTCGGTAATGGTCCATCTGCCCGCTTTGGTCATGTCCAAGCAAATGAACCGCATTTTGCCGGCCATCAATCAGCTGGGGCTGGTTGTACGGGGGATTTACGGTGAAGGCAGCGATGCACTGGGTAACATTTTCCAAATTTCCAACCAGATCACCTTGGGTCGCTCAGAAACAGAGATTATTGAGGATCTAGGCAATGTCGCCATGCAATTGATTGAGCAGGAGAGACAGGCACGTAAGCAGCTTCTGGAATCTTCCCGTGTGCAATTGGAGGATAAAATCTTCCGTTCCTATGGTATTCTGGCCAATGCCAGGGTGATAGAGAGCAAAGAGGCCATGCAGCGCTTGTCCGATGTGCGGCTGGGAATTGATCTAGGTTTGATTAAAGGAGTTTCATCCACCATTATGAATGAACTGATCGTATTGACCCAGCCTGGATTTTTGCAGCAATATGCCGGACAGATGCTGTCCCCTGATGAACGGGATGTGAGAAGGGCAAAATTAATTCGTGAGCGCTTATTAACAACATAA
- a CDS encoding UvrB/UvrC motif-containing protein: MHCQECGERPATLHFTKIVNGQKTEIHLCDVCAKDKGEMLPGFNNSFSIHNLLSGFLSFDQPSGTGTTYAHPLRCDRCGLTYAQFSKSGRFGCAHCYRVFGDRLEPLFKKVHSGNVSHHGKIPRRSGSRLKMKKEIELKKQKLQQAVANEEFELAAKLRDEIRELEKQLVQE, encoded by the coding sequence ATGCACTGCCAAGAGTGTGGTGAACGTCCGGCCACTTTACATTTCACCAAGATCGTTAACGGACAGAAGACGGAGATTCATTTGTGCGATGTATGTGCCAAGGATAAGGGAGAAATGCTTCCCGGTTTCAACAACAGTTTTTCAATTCATAATTTGTTATCCGGATTTCTTTCCTTTGATCAGCCCAGCGGGACTGGAACGACCTATGCCCATCCCTTGCGCTGTGACCGGTGCGGGCTAACCTATGCCCAGTTTTCCAAAAGCGGGCGTTTTGGTTGCGCTCACTGTTACCGTGTCTTTGGGGACCGGCTGGAGCCGTTATTCAAAAAGGTGCATAGCGGCAATGTCAGCCATCACGGTAAAATCCCGCGCCGTTCGGGATCGCGCTTGAAAATGAAGAAGGAAATCGAGCTTAAAAAACAAAAATTGCAGCAAGCGGTAGCCAATGAAGAATTTGAACTGGCCGCTAAGCTGCGCGATGAGATCCGCGAGCTGGAGAAACAGTTGGTTCAAGAATGA